One segment of Dromaius novaehollandiae isolate bDroNov1 chromosome Z, bDroNov1.hap1, whole genome shotgun sequence DNA contains the following:
- the GNE gene encoding bifunctional UDP-N-acetylglucosamine 2-epimerase/N-acetylmannosamine kinase isoform X2, whose product MEKNGSNHKLRVCVATCNRADYSKLAPIMFGIKAEPQFFELDVVVLGSHLIDDYGNTYRMIEQDDFDIHTRLHTIVRGEDEAAMVESVGLALVKLPDVLNRLKPDIMIVHGDRFDALALATSAALMNIRILHIEGGEVSGTIDDSIRHAITKLAHYHVCCTRSAEQHLIAMCEDHDRILLAGCPSYDKLLSAKNKDYMSIIRMWLGEDVKPRDYIVALQHPVTTDIKHSIKMFELTLDALISFNKRTLVLFPNVDAGSKEMVRVMRKKGIEHHPNFRAVKHVPFDQFIQLVAHAGCMIGNSSCGVREVGAFGTPVINLGTRQTGRETGENVLHVRDADTQDKILHALQLQFGKQYPCSKIYGDGNAVPRILKFLKSIDLEEPLQKKFCFPPVKDNISQDIDHILETQSALAVDLGGTNLRVAIVSMKGEIVKKYTQLNPKTYEDRLELILKMCVEAASEAVNLNCRILGVGISTGGRVNPREGIVLHSTKLIQEWSCVDLRTPISDVLHLPVWVDNDGNCAALAERKFGHGKGVENFVTLITGTGIGGGIIHQHELIHGSSFCAAELGHIVVSLDGPECLCGSQGCIEAYASGIALQREAKKLHDEDVLLVEGMSMKKEEVVSAAHLIQAAKLGNAKADSILRTAGTALGLGVVNILHTMNPSLVILSGVLASHYVNAVKDVIHRQALSSAKTVDVVVSNLADPALLGAASLVLDYTTRRTY is encoded by the exons ATGGAGAAGAATGGAAGCAACCACAAACTTCGTGTTTGTGTTGCTACTTGCAATCGGGCTGATTATTCAAAATTAGCTCCCATTATGTTTGGTATTAAGGCAGAACCACAGTTCTTTGAGCTTGATGTTGTAGTCCTTGGTTCCCATCTGATTGATGATTATGG tAACACCTATCGCATGATTGAACAAGATGACTTTGACATTCATACAAGGTTGCACACTATTGTGAGAGGCGAGGATGAGGCAGCCATGGTGGAGTCAGTGGGCCTTGCACTGGTGAAGTTACCGGATGTCCTGAACCGCTTGAAACCTGACATAATGATAGTGCACGGTGACAGATTTGATGCTTTGGCACTGGCCACTTCTGCAGCCCTGATGAATATTCGAATTCTTCACATTGAAGGTGGGGAAGTCAGTGGGACCATAGACGACTCTATCAGACACGCGATCACCAAATTGGCCCATTACCACGTATGCTGCACAAGAAGCGCAGAGCAGCATTTGATAGCCATGTGTGAAGACCATGATCGCATCCTTTTAGCGGGATGCCCCTCATATGACAAGCTTCTGTCTGCCAAAAATAAGGACTACATGAGTATTATACGCATGTGGCTAG GTGAAGATGTCAAGCCCAGAGATTATATAGTTGCTCTGCAGCATCCTGTAACCACAGATATTAAACATTCCATAAAGATGTTTGAGCTGACACTAGATGCACTCATCTCCTTCAACAAGAGAACGCTTGTTCTATTCCCCAATGTGGATGCAG GAAGCAAAGAGATGGTTCGAGTAATGAGGAAGAAGGGCATTGAACACCATCCCAATTTTCGGGCAGTAAAGCATGTTCCATTTGACCAGTTCATTCAGCTAGTGGCGCATGCTGGTTGTATGATCGGTAACAGCAGCTGTGGTGTCAGAGAGGTGGGAGCATTTGGTACACCTGTCATCAACTTGGGGACACGTCAGACAGGAAGAGAAACAG GTGAAAATGTTCTTCATGTTCGTGATGCTGACACACAGGATAAGATTCTGCATGCTCTGCAGCTTCAGTTTGGTAAGCAGTATCCATG CTCAAAAATATATGGAGATGGTAATGCCGTTCCAAGGATTCTGAAGTTCCTCAAATCTATTGACCTTGAAGAGCCACTgcaaaagaaattctgttttcctCCTGTCAAAGATAATATCTCTCAAGATATCGACCATATTCTGGAGACACAGAGTGCCTTGGCAGTGGATCTAGGTGGAACAAATCTCCGAGTAGCAATTGTCAGTATGAAG GGTGAAATAGTTAAGAAGTATACTCAGCTCAATCCTAAGACGTATGAAGACAGACTAGAATTAATTCTGAAGATGTGTGTAGAGGCTGCATCGGAGGCAGTAAACCTGAACTGCAGAATTCTGGGAGTGG GTATTTCCACAGGTGGACGGGTAAATCCTCGAGAAGGAATTGTGCTTCACTCCACCAAGCTCATTCAGGAGTGGAGCTGTGTGGATCTCAGAACCCCAATATCTGATGTTCTGCACCTGCCGGTCTGGGTGGACAATGATGGAAACTGTGCTGCTTTGGCAGAGAGGAAATTTGGTCATGGAAAAGGAGTAGAAAATTTTGTAACACTCATCACTGGTACAG GAATTGGAGGTGGAATCATTCATCAACACGAATTGATCCATggcagctctttctgtgctgctgaaCTTGGGCACATTGTCGTGTCTTTGGATGGGCCGGAGTGTCTCTGTGGTAGCCAAGGATGTATAGAAGCATATGCCTCTGGAATAGCCTTACAGAGAGAAGCTAAGAAACTGCATGATG AGGATGTGCTTTTAGTAGAAGGAATGTCCATGAAGAAGGAGGAGGTGGTTAGTGCTGCACATCTCATTCAGGCAGCTAAACTTGGGAATGCAAAAGCAGACAGCATTCTCAGAACAG ctggGACAGCATTAGGCCTTGGAGTTGTGAACATTCTGCACACTATGAACCCCTCTCTTGTGATCCTGTCTGGAGTTCTAGCCAGCCACTATGTTAATGCTGTTAAAGACGTGATACATCGACAGGCTTTATCCTCTGCTAAAACTGTGGATGTGGTGGTCTCAAATCTAGCAGATCCTGCCCTTCTTGGAGCTGCTAGTCTGGTACTGGATTATACTACACGTAGAACATACTAG
- the GNE gene encoding bifunctional UDP-N-acetylglucosamine 2-epimerase/N-acetylmannosamine kinase isoform X1 has protein sequence MGTPASPRRQPARGPHELYFKNLSKQKQKEVMEKNGSNHKLRVCVATCNRADYSKLAPIMFGIKAEPQFFELDVVVLGSHLIDDYGNTYRMIEQDDFDIHTRLHTIVRGEDEAAMVESVGLALVKLPDVLNRLKPDIMIVHGDRFDALALATSAALMNIRILHIEGGEVSGTIDDSIRHAITKLAHYHVCCTRSAEQHLIAMCEDHDRILLAGCPSYDKLLSAKNKDYMSIIRMWLGEDVKPRDYIVALQHPVTTDIKHSIKMFELTLDALISFNKRTLVLFPNVDAGSKEMVRVMRKKGIEHHPNFRAVKHVPFDQFIQLVAHAGCMIGNSSCGVREVGAFGTPVINLGTRQTGRETGENVLHVRDADTQDKILHALQLQFGKQYPCSKIYGDGNAVPRILKFLKSIDLEEPLQKKFCFPPVKDNISQDIDHILETQSALAVDLGGTNLRVAIVSMKGEIVKKYTQLNPKTYEDRLELILKMCVEAASEAVNLNCRILGVGISTGGRVNPREGIVLHSTKLIQEWSCVDLRTPISDVLHLPVWVDNDGNCAALAERKFGHGKGVENFVTLITGTGIGGGIIHQHELIHGSSFCAAELGHIVVSLDGPECLCGSQGCIEAYASGIALQREAKKLHDEDVLLVEGMSMKKEEVVSAAHLIQAAKLGNAKADSILRTAGTALGLGVVNILHTMNPSLVILSGVLASHYVNAVKDVIHRQALSSAKTVDVVVSNLADPALLGAASLVLDYTTRRTY, from the exons gAACTGTATTTCAAGAatctttcaaaacagaaacaaaaggaagtCATGGAGAAGAATGGAAGCAACCACAAACTTCGTGTTTGTGTTGCTACTTGCAATCGGGCTGATTATTCAAAATTAGCTCCCATTATGTTTGGTATTAAGGCAGAACCACAGTTCTTTGAGCTTGATGTTGTAGTCCTTGGTTCCCATCTGATTGATGATTATGG tAACACCTATCGCATGATTGAACAAGATGACTTTGACATTCATACAAGGTTGCACACTATTGTGAGAGGCGAGGATGAGGCAGCCATGGTGGAGTCAGTGGGCCTTGCACTGGTGAAGTTACCGGATGTCCTGAACCGCTTGAAACCTGACATAATGATAGTGCACGGTGACAGATTTGATGCTTTGGCACTGGCCACTTCTGCAGCCCTGATGAATATTCGAATTCTTCACATTGAAGGTGGGGAAGTCAGTGGGACCATAGACGACTCTATCAGACACGCGATCACCAAATTGGCCCATTACCACGTATGCTGCACAAGAAGCGCAGAGCAGCATTTGATAGCCATGTGTGAAGACCATGATCGCATCCTTTTAGCGGGATGCCCCTCATATGACAAGCTTCTGTCTGCCAAAAATAAGGACTACATGAGTATTATACGCATGTGGCTAG GTGAAGATGTCAAGCCCAGAGATTATATAGTTGCTCTGCAGCATCCTGTAACCACAGATATTAAACATTCCATAAAGATGTTTGAGCTGACACTAGATGCACTCATCTCCTTCAACAAGAGAACGCTTGTTCTATTCCCCAATGTGGATGCAG GAAGCAAAGAGATGGTTCGAGTAATGAGGAAGAAGGGCATTGAACACCATCCCAATTTTCGGGCAGTAAAGCATGTTCCATTTGACCAGTTCATTCAGCTAGTGGCGCATGCTGGTTGTATGATCGGTAACAGCAGCTGTGGTGTCAGAGAGGTGGGAGCATTTGGTACACCTGTCATCAACTTGGGGACACGTCAGACAGGAAGAGAAACAG GTGAAAATGTTCTTCATGTTCGTGATGCTGACACACAGGATAAGATTCTGCATGCTCTGCAGCTTCAGTTTGGTAAGCAGTATCCATG CTCAAAAATATATGGAGATGGTAATGCCGTTCCAAGGATTCTGAAGTTCCTCAAATCTATTGACCTTGAAGAGCCACTgcaaaagaaattctgttttcctCCTGTCAAAGATAATATCTCTCAAGATATCGACCATATTCTGGAGACACAGAGTGCCTTGGCAGTGGATCTAGGTGGAACAAATCTCCGAGTAGCAATTGTCAGTATGAAG GGTGAAATAGTTAAGAAGTATACTCAGCTCAATCCTAAGACGTATGAAGACAGACTAGAATTAATTCTGAAGATGTGTGTAGAGGCTGCATCGGAGGCAGTAAACCTGAACTGCAGAATTCTGGGAGTGG GTATTTCCACAGGTGGACGGGTAAATCCTCGAGAAGGAATTGTGCTTCACTCCACCAAGCTCATTCAGGAGTGGAGCTGTGTGGATCTCAGAACCCCAATATCTGATGTTCTGCACCTGCCGGTCTGGGTGGACAATGATGGAAACTGTGCTGCTTTGGCAGAGAGGAAATTTGGTCATGGAAAAGGAGTAGAAAATTTTGTAACACTCATCACTGGTACAG GAATTGGAGGTGGAATCATTCATCAACACGAATTGATCCATggcagctctttctgtgctgctgaaCTTGGGCACATTGTCGTGTCTTTGGATGGGCCGGAGTGTCTCTGTGGTAGCCAAGGATGTATAGAAGCATATGCCTCTGGAATAGCCTTACAGAGAGAAGCTAAGAAACTGCATGATG AGGATGTGCTTTTAGTAGAAGGAATGTCCATGAAGAAGGAGGAGGTGGTTAGTGCTGCACATCTCATTCAGGCAGCTAAACTTGGGAATGCAAAAGCAGACAGCATTCTCAGAACAG ctggGACAGCATTAGGCCTTGGAGTTGTGAACATTCTGCACACTATGAACCCCTCTCTTGTGATCCTGTCTGGAGTTCTAGCCAGCCACTATGTTAATGCTGTTAAAGACGTGATACATCGACAGGCTTTATCCTCTGCTAAAACTGTGGATGTGGTGGTCTCAAATCTAGCAGATCCTGCCCTTCTTGGAGCTGCTAGTCTGGTACTGGATTATACTACACGTAGAACATACTAG